A segment of the Manis javanica isolate MJ-LG chromosome 17, MJ_LKY, whole genome shotgun sequence genome:
TGCGGGGGTGGAAATGACCCGGGGAGAGATGACAGTGGGAGGCAGGGGACAAGCCACAGATATGAGGTCCACCCCTGGTGCCCACGGGGAGGGGCTGGGCCACTGCCCTGCAGAACACCAGTGCTGCCAGGGGGAAGAGGGCAGCAGTGAACTAATGGGGTCCTGCCTGCACATGGAGGTGTCGGGAGAAAGGAGCCTGGGAAAGCCCTTCAGAGACGCAGGGCAGGGAGGTGCATCTGCAGGGAGCCAGAGACTCGCCCTGGGGAGTGGCGCCTGGGCTATGGTCGAGTCCTGGGGACCCAGCCTGCGGGGTCCGCCTCCTACCTCCTGTCTGGGCTGCTCCAGCAGAGGCTGCAGGCACACCCAGGTGCTGGGAGGCTTTCCTCCCCTTCGTCCTAGGCTTCCACCTCAGTGCCTCGCCCAAGCTGCCCTGTCCCCAGAGCACTGCCACGGTTGGTGGATGTCTTGTTCACACATCCAGGGCCTGCGGCCTGGGTGCACTGGAAGGGCCTTAAGAACTGGAGCGCGTCAGTCATACCGGCTTAATTCTTGAGACTTCTCCACCCTGGGCCTCGGTGTTTCCCAACTGTGAGATGGGGGCAATGGTAATACCGGGCATTTATGCAGGTCACCTGGGCTGCACCCACCCAGGACTTGGCCTTTGGTCAGCCCAAAGTGGCAGGACCATGACCATCCTCACTAAGCTTCAGGGCTGTGGCCGAGGCTCCAGTGGCCATCCAGTGCTGACCGTGCAGTCAGAAAAGCAGACCCACCAGTATGCCCGGCGGGTGCAGAGCTGCCCTGAGGCCCCTGAGGAACGGAACTTGGGAAACATATGTAAACACAGAAAGGGATTAGAGCCAGGAAAGCTGCAGGTGCAATGGCATGGAGTGTGGCCACCTCACCAGACAGGTGCCTCAGCTCCTTGGGAGGCAAAGGTGGCAACCTGGAGGCTCCTGGGGTGAAGAAGAACCACAGACCCGGGACCAGCCTCAGAGGAGCCGCCGGGTGGAACATGTCCCACCTGCAGTCATGGAAACCAGGGGGCACTCTAGTCCCTGAATGAGATGCCCAAAGCCCAGCTCAGGAGTCCAGGCCCCCCGGTTCCACCTAAAGCTCCAGGCGCAGAGCAGCAGCAGAGAAGAACAGACCGTTCCTTAACATTTCGCTATAAAGACACAGAGAACTGGCAAAGCACCCATTACACAGACCCTCATCAGCTGGCAGAACCACTACTGCAACCCAAATTCCTATGAGCTGAAAAGGTAGCGGCAGCCCGTGGGGGGTGAATTCGGTCAATTCAGCAAACCCCACCATGCGGTCAGGGAAGCTCTACCTCCGAGCTCCTGCCCCGCCTGCCCGAGGCTGGGCACGGCCACGCTTACCCCGGGCACTAGGCACATAGTCCCATGCCATGCCTCACCCCTGCTTAGTCACACACACAGCCACATCACAGACACCCACTGTGCCCCTGCCCACACTCCGGGGGACACCCCTGGGGCCCCAGCATCTTGCAGGGCTCCCTGTCGGAAGGCAGCATGGGGGCTGCCCTGTGAGGTTGCCAGGGCCCCACCCGTGTGGTCCATGAATCCTAGAGACCCAGGAGTTTAAAGGGCCAAATGAAAGGGGGGTAGTGACAGGGCAAAGGCCCCAGCCTCCTCACTCCTCAAGGTGGAGGCCAGCGGGGCAGCCAGGGCACAAGCTCATGTTTCCGAGGGGACCGGGGCTTGCCTGGACTGCAGGATGCCTCCCCCCTCTAATGCTGGGATGCCCCACTCAGGCTGCGCCCGCCTCTCAACCCACAGAAGACGTCTTCCCCTGCAAGGACTGCGGGATCTGGTACCGGAGCGAGCGGAACCTGCAAGCCCACCTCCTCTACTACTGTGCCAGCCGGCAGAGTGCCGGCTCTCCTGCCGCAGTGGCTGCCGACGAGAAGCCCAAAGAAACCTACCCCAACGAGCGCGTCTGCCCCTTCCCCCAGTGCCGCAAAAGCTGTCCCAGCGCCAGCTCCCTGGAGATCCACATGCGCAGCCACAGCGGTGAGGCCCCAGGACCCCCATCACCCTCCGTAATAGCGTGTGTCCCCACTGGCGCACCCAGCCCCGGGTTGCGCACGGTGCCCCAGTGTGCCTACACGGTCAGCCTGCCACAGCGCACGGGCTCCCAGAGCCCGTGGCCCACCTTAGCCATCTGGACGGCCGGCTGGGCTCCCAGAGCAGACCCCTCACTCAGCCCTGTGTCCCAGGAGAACGCCCCTTCATGTGTTTGATCTGCCTGTCGGCTTTCACCACCAAGGCCAACTGTGAGCGGCACCTCAAGGTCCACACGGACACTCTGAGTGGTAGGTGGGGGCAGGGAAGTGGGCGGCACAAGGGGTGGGTCTGCAGGGCTACCCCGCAGCCCTGATAACACAGCTGGCCCACAGGTGTCTGCCACAGCTGTGGCTTCATCTCCACCACGAGGGACATTCTCTACAGCCACCTGGTGACCCGCCACATGGTCTGCCAGCCAGGCTCCAAGGCTGACATCTACTCACCAGGGACCGGGCACCCAGCTGCCAAGCTCCCCCCAGGTGAGCCCCTGAGGACTGGGGAGCGAGGGGGCCTGACCACCCGGCAGCAGGGCTGAATTCCGCCCTGGCTCTCTACCTCCtctgcccagcccagctccccgTTCGCACCCCCTCTTACCCCAGGTCTGGCCCCAGGCAGGTCCTGCTCCAGCCCCTAAGTGTGGCCCCTGGGGTCTCCCTGCAGACAGTCTGGCCAGCTTCCAGCAGCACACCGCCCTGGCCTCCGCCGACACGGCCCTGGCACCCAACCCATCACCAGGATTGGACAGGAAGGCCCAGGCAGAGGCCACCAACGGAGAGACCAGAACGGCCCCCCAGAACGGCGGCGGCAGCGAGCCGTCCGCGGCCCCCAGGAGCATCAAGGCAGAGCCTGCGGAGGAGCCCGGGCCCGTAGCCCGGTCGCGGACGCCGTCGCCGCGCAGCCCTGGCCCCGCCCGGGTGAAGACGGAGCCgtccagcccctctcctgggAGCCCTGGAACGGCCGAGCAGGGCGCTCTCTTCCTGCCGCAGCTCCCCGCCGCGCCCCCGGCCTCGGAGATCCTGGCCAAGATGTGCGAGCTGGTGCACGGCCGGCTGCCGACGAGCGCGGGGGAGCCGGCCGGCCTCTTCGCGGGCGCCCCCACGGGTGCCACGTGCTTCGAGTGCGACATCACCTTCAACAACGTCAACAACTTCTACGTGCACAAGCGCCTCTACTGCTCCGGCCGCCGGCCGCCCGACGACGCGCCCCCCGCGCGCAGGCCCAAGGCGCCCCCCGCCCCACCGCGCGCGCCCCCCGCGCCGCCGCCCAAAGAGGCCGACGCGCGCTCGTCGCCAGGGCCCGGGGCGAGCGAGGACGaggcggggcgcggggcggggggCGCGACCACGCCGGAGGCCGAGCCGGGCGGCCGGGGCAGCGAGGACAGCCCGAGCCCGAGCAGCGGGGCGGATGAGGACGAGGACCCCCGCCGGACGCTGTGCGAGGCCTGCAACATCCGCTTCAGCCGCCACGAGACCTACACGGTGCACAAGCGCTACTACTGCGCCTCGCGCCACGACCCGCCGCCGCGCCGGCCCGCGCCCGCCGGGACCCCCGGGACGCCCGCGCCCGCCGCGCCACCCGTCCGCACGCGCAGGCGCCGCAAGCTCTACGAGCTGCCCGCGGCCGGGCCCAACCCGCCCCCGGCGCCAGGCCCCGCCCCGTCCGCGGCCGGACCCGCCCCCGTGCCCCCCGCGTCAGCGTCTCCGCGACCCGGAAGCGGAAGCGGCCCCGACGCCGCCGACGGCCCCATCGACTTGAGTAAAAAGCCGCGGCGCCAGGTGCCCGGCCCCGCGCCCCTGCCGGCCCTGGCCGACTACCACGAGTGCACGGCCTGCCGCGTGAGCTTCCACAGCCTCGAGGCCTACCTGGCGCACAAGAAGTTCTCGTGCCCCGCCGCCCCGCGCCACCTGTGCCCCGCCCCCGAGGACGCGCCCGCCGTCGCGTGCCCCTACTGCCCCCCGAACGGCCTGGTCCGCGGCGACCTGGTCGAGCACTTCCGCCTGGCGCATGGCCTGCTGCTGGGAAAGCCTCCGCCGGACGCCCGGACGCCCTCGCCGGCCGCCCCGCGCGACGGCCTCAATGGCCAGGAGCCGCCCCCCGGCGCAGACCACGGCAGCCCGTCGCCCGAGGCCGCGCCACCGCCCCCTTCCCACCCGGACAAGGGCGCGCTGGCCGCGGCGCCCCAAGGCAGCCACAGGCACTGCCGCCTGTGCAACATCAAGTTCAGCAGCCTGTCCACCTTCATCGCCCACAAGAAGTATTACTGTTCCTCGCACGCGGCCGAGCACGTGAAGTGAGCGCCGCCACACTACAGACCGACCGGCTGCTTCACACCCCGCCGCTCCCAGCAGAGACCGGCTGCTGGGAACCGCACCAAGCAGGCGCGGCGCCCGCTTGGACCCTCGGCACTTAATAAAGAAGTTCAGTTTGATGAGCGCAGTAGTGGAGCAGCCTGGTTTTCTGAGCAGAGGGCCCCCACTAGGTGGGGGTGCACGGGGCGGGAACTTGGGCACGCTGCACACCCAGCACCCAGAGACGCACCTCCACCGTACGCACAGGCCACTGCAGTCCCTAGTGACCAGGCCACCTGCCAGACTCACCATTAGTGGCCACAGGTCAGTCTGATGCACAGCATGCACTGGTAACCACGCCCTGCCAGCTGCTCTGGACCCACTTGGGCATGGGGAGCAGGCACTGCCCTTCCTGACCCACTGCTTCCTCCAGGATCTTACCAGAACCTCTTTTGGCCCCCATAGGGAAGGGCTTAATCCTAAGCCTTCCCACCCTGctcagtcctggaggctggctgCCCCCTGCCTGGTCACAGACCATTGAGGATTCCAGGCATGGGAAAGTCCTGGGGAGGATGAAGCCCAGCCCTGTGCTTGCCAAGATGGgtatggggaggagagagaatgggCAGCTGATGGCATCAGGGAAGGTGGACAGTGGTAGGACAACACAGCCCACAGCAATCCCTGGGACCAGGGAAGCCAGACCCTGAACTGGGGGTAGCACAGCTGCAGTAAGTTTGAGGGATGAGGTTACCCCAAACCCAGCCTGCCTTGCTGGCACTGTGGGGGCTGCATTTGCCCCAGCCAGACCAGGACGATGCTTGGTCAACCCCAGCAAGAGAAGTCCAGCTGTGGTCTTGCCTCTTGGCAGATGGGTGGCTGCAGCACCCTTCTGCTGGTGCTCCTGCTGAAACATGCACACATCAGTCCTTTTCCAACTTCGCTTGAAGTAGCAGATGTTCTTTCCAAACACAACCTTACCTAGCAGTCTATGGTGGATAAAAGTGAACTCTGATCTTTGACCTTTCTCTGCTTCAAAATGACAGAGGTGTTTTCTGCCACCAGTCCAGACTCACTGACCCCACTCAAGGCAAGTTTCCCTCCCACACAGCCCTCTTGGGGTGGCAGGCTAAGGAGCAGCAGCCGGGCAGAAACAGTCTGCAGCCATGGCCCACCCGTCGTTGCCCATCCAATGCCTGCCCCATCCTGCTTGCCCTGAGCTGGCCCTGTGTACCAGGGCTTGACCAGGCAGGGCCACTGGATGGTcaggaattccactgctgggGGGCAGCTCCAGCATCAGGGGAAGGCTCCAGGGGAGGCTACCTTGTACCCACCCCTGATCCTGAAGAGCATCTTGGCCTCTGCCTCCTGGGTTGGGTAACAGACGCACACTCTGCCCCTCCTTTGCCTTGTTCTGCATGAATTTGAATGGGGAGGTAGAGTCCCAGCCTCTGAGACCACTGAATGAAGGCAGACGTTATTCTGATGGCCACACATGCTGGTCATAAAAAGTTACACCTAGCACagagtgaattttactgtatataaataaatttaaaaagaaatttctaagAAAGGTGCTGGGAAGCATCAGGTTCCCGGCTTCTAATCAGTAATAGATGCTCAAAGGGGAAAAGCACAACAGAGACTCAGCAGATGGGCAGGCAGCGAGCACCTGTCGGGCCTTGAAAGCCACACCCACCCCCTCACAAATGGCTGTGGGAACAGGGGCTGCACGGAGCCTGtaaatgtggggtgggggtgtgctCTGCTCCCATCGCCTCTTCTGAGAGGGCAGCTCAGGAATCAGAGCTGACCCGTGACTACCGCTCCCCACCTGAACCACTGCCCCCTGCCAAGCCCGGGGAGGCCCCCCGGGGCTTGGCTTGGAGCCTCCTGAGCAGCTATGCCTCACTGAGGCCTGCAGCAGAGCCTGAGGAGGGGACTGGGGGCGCTCCCGGGGGGGGGGTGCGTGTCCTACCCCTCCCATCAGAGAGGGCTCTCCCCCTGCAAACCCGGGTTTTTCACACCCTGCAGACACCCGCAGGGGCCCTGCCTACTTCTCAGGCCACCCACTACCCCGAGaacctgctgcctgcctgcccagctgTCCCAGCCGCAGCTCTAAGGGAGCTCCCCCTCTCCAGGAAACCATGCTCCCAGACCCCCACGCAGCTGCACCTCCTGTCCCTGCGTCTTCTCCCCACACCAGTGCAGACAGCACCATCAACCCTTTGCCCCTCAAGCAGCGACAGGGCTGCCGTCCTCTTCGCACACCTCACTGTCAAGCAATTCCTGATTTCGATGACCCCGCCTCGCTGCCTGCCAGCCGCCACCTGGCCCCAGGTCTGCGGCTTTGGACTGGCTCTGAACTGCCACCTGCAAACCCATCACTGAGACTGATCGGCTCTGCCACTCGGAGGGGCTGCTGCTCCTCCCAGACCTGGCCACGCCCGGTGCAGTGGACTTGCCACTGTTCTCCAGAGCCGCCGCTGGGGGTGGTTGGGTGCCACATGGCCTCATGCCTGCTTCAGGCCTTCAGGGCTTCCC
Coding sequences within it:
- the ZFPM1 gene encoding zinc finger protein ZFPM1 isoform X2 — its product is MSRRKQSNPRQIKHELELQLQDGQRRVRARRSLAEGLSWGPFRGSIRSGASSPGQVETALALLLEDEACWLRTLPQALTEAEASAEIYRKDEALWCRLTKPVPAGGLLSTLLVAEPHDAPRHPAKESSESTHPAPAHSDIQLLPQQAGMASILATAVINKDVFPCKDCGIWYRSERNLQAHLLYYCASRQSAGSPAAVAADEKPKETYPNERVCPFPQCRKSCPSASSLEIHMRSHSGERPFMCLICLSAFTTKANCERHLKVHTDTLSGVCHSCGFISTTRDILYSHLVTRHMVCQPGSKADIYSPGTGHPAAKLPPDSLASFQQHTALASADTALAPNPSPGLDRKAQAEATNGETRTAPQNGGGSEPSAAPRSIKAEPAEEPGPVARSRTPSPRSPGPARVKTEPSSPSPGSPGTAEQGALFLPQLPAAPPASEILAKMCELVHGRLPTSAGEPAGLFAGAPTGATCFECDITFNNVNNFYVHKRLYCSGRRPPDDAPPARRPKAPPAPPRAPPAPPPKEADARSSPGPGASEDEAGRGAGGATTPEAEPGGRGSEDSPSPSSGADEDEDPRRTLCEACNIRFSRHETYTVHKRYYCASRHDPPPRRPAPAGTPGTPAPAAPPVRTRRRRKLYELPAAGPNPPPAPGPAPSAAGPAPVPPASASPRPGSGSGPDAADGPIDLSKKPRRQVPGPAPLPALADYHECTACRVSFHSLEAYLAHKKFSCPAAPRHLCPAPEDAPAVACPYCPPNGLVRGDLVEHFRLAHGLLLGKPPPDARTPSPAAPRDGLNGQEPPPGADHGSPSPEAAPPPPSHPDKGALAAAPQGSHRHCRLCNIKFSSLSTFIAHKKYYCSSHAAEHVK
- the ZFPM1 gene encoding zinc finger protein ZFPM1 isoform X1, with the protein product MSRRKQSNPRQIKRSLGEMEAGEEAQAVDAHLPEQKAAALEPEGSGDPEPLSPDATPPPPPPSTSPQGPEETPGQESVRRPEEEVSSPWSGPDELELQLQDGQRRVRARRSLAEGLSWGPFRGSIRSGASSPGQVETALALLLEDEACWLRTLPQALTEAEASAEIYRKDEALWCRLTKPVPAGGLLSTLLVAEPHDAPRHPAKESSESTHPAPAHSDIQLLPQQAGMASILATAVINKDVFPCKDCGIWYRSERNLQAHLLYYCASRQSAGSPAAVAADEKPKETYPNERVCPFPQCRKSCPSASSLEIHMRSHSGERPFMCLICLSAFTTKANCERHLKVHTDTLSGVCHSCGFISTTRDILYSHLVTRHMVCQPGSKADIYSPGTGHPAAKLPPDSLASFQQHTALASADTALAPNPSPGLDRKAQAEATNGETRTAPQNGGGSEPSAAPRSIKAEPAEEPGPVARSRTPSPRSPGPARVKTEPSSPSPGSPGTAEQGALFLPQLPAAPPASEILAKMCELVHGRLPTSAGEPAGLFAGAPTGATCFECDITFNNVNNFYVHKRLYCSGRRPPDDAPPARRPKAPPAPPRAPPAPPPKEADARSSPGPGASEDEAGRGAGGATTPEAEPGGRGSEDSPSPSSGADEDEDPRRTLCEACNIRFSRHETYTVHKRYYCASRHDPPPRRPAPAGTPGTPAPAAPPVRTRRRRKLYELPAAGPNPPPAPGPAPSAAGPAPVPPASASPRPGSGSGPDAADGPIDLSKKPRRQVPGPAPLPALADYHECTACRVSFHSLEAYLAHKKFSCPAAPRHLCPAPEDAPAVACPYCPPNGLVRGDLVEHFRLAHGLLLGKPPPDARTPSPAAPRDGLNGQEPPPGADHGSPSPEAAPPPPSHPDKGALAAAPQGSHRHCRLCNIKFSSLSTFIAHKKYYCSSHAAEHVK